The Quercus lobata isolate SW786 chromosome 9, ValleyOak3.0 Primary Assembly, whole genome shotgun sequence region ATTAGTGCCTGGTTTTGAGCTAAACTGCAGCACTGCTTGGTTGGTTCAGCTTCTTGAGTTAGtcttcattggtttttttttttttttgggttataggAAAACATAATATTTGTGGTTGAACCTGATACAGATTGCAGTTGTTTCTGTACTTTGGTTAAGCTCTGTGAAAAGTGGTTGATATGGTAGAACTATTTACTGTCAATTTCATGATCTCATTAAAACTTTGGTAGCATTGGATCTAATTGTTATCTCTAAAATGATTCCTCCAGATTATGATAGGATCATTAAGAATATCGAAAGGGGGGAGGCTAGAATTTCGTGAAAGGACGAGATCATGAAAGCTATTGGGAAGAAATTGGACCGGTACAAGAATCCATGGCTGGAACTCAAGATTCAGTATGGTCAGAATAAAGGGAAATTGTACAATGAAGAATGTGATCGTTTCATGGTGTGCTTTCTTTGCAGTCTTCTTCCTCCACTCCCTTCCCTGTGTGAACTTTGGTGTATAGGTTCCATGTTCAATtatttaaacacattttttgccTGCCACAATATGCAGATATGCATGGTTCACAAACTTGGGTATGGGAACTGGGATGAGTTAAAGGCTGCATTTCGCACATCACCCTTGTTTCGTTTTGATTGGTTTGTGAAGTCTCGCACAACTCAAGAACTTGCAAGGAGGTGTGATACACTAATTCGGTTGGTGGAGAAGGAAAACCAAGAGTACGACGAGAGGGAGAGACAAGCTCGTAAAGAGAAGAAGCTTGCCAAGGTTCGATTTGTTCCTGCCCAAACTTCTTAGAACACCATTATGCACATTCTTCTTAACTGGTTTCTGTCACACATTGGCTTCACCCACCTCACTGACATGCATCCCTTCATATAAATCTTCCATTTATTTGATCAAGCCAATCTTCATCCATCCGAATTTTTACATTTCACTACATCTCATACTTTAATAATGTATGTTTCAGAATTTGACACCATGAAAGCGAGCCCTGGCTAGGCAGACTGAGAGTCCCTCTTCCTTAAAGAAGCGGAAGCAATTGACCATGGATGACTATGTTACTTCAGTATGTTACTGTCTTTGCATGATTACTAAATATATCATGATTTTGCTTTCTATTCATGTGGTAGTTACCAGCCATGGATTTACTGAAgctaattttgttctttttgttgcAGGGAAAGCGTAGGAAAtgatattgaaatataaaattaagaaatttttttgggggatgAATCCCCCTTTAAATTACGGTGTAGCAGTAGTGTGGGCAAGGAGTGCCTCTAGTTTGCGCACTAGTTTGTTATATCCCCTTGTTTTTGGATCAGGGTTCAGAATTCATCGTTTCACTGATGGAATTGGTAATATATTAGATCTGAAGAGTTTTGGAATTTGTATAAATGAAACTACTCCAGTATTTTGTACCTTGTAGTTGATTTTAGCTGGTCATCTAATGAAATATACTGTATTAGCTGCTTAAGGCTATCCCCCCAATTTTTCCTCATCCAAATATTTCTATAAACACATGGGTTATGACTTTATGTTAAGTTGGCATCAACTTTAGCTCTCGTTTGATCTGGCATATGTATTTCATGCAAGACCTACAAGGGTTATGACTTTATGTTAAGtcccatttggtccatttcggtcTAATTTGGTTCACTTAGGTCCACTTTGGTTAATTCGGTCCAATTCAGTATATTTGGTCCTTttggtctattttggtccaattcggtccacttAGGTCCATTCCGTCCATTATAGTTTTAATCATTCGGTTCACTGCAGTCCAATTCGGTCTATTAGGTTCATTCAGTCTATTTTAGTCCACTTCaatcctattcggtccacttaggtccattcagtccaattCAGTTTTGGGCTcgaagttttattttatttttcttaatttttaggttgaaaagcatgaaattttattctatttctgtcaaactctttagttttaggtgaaaaaatacaaacaaaatacgTATTGGAAATAAAGATATGGGCCCtagaaaagcaataaaaataataaaaattcaaaaaattacctgaaaattaaaatttcaacaatataggtataataattatatttggaaagaaaaaataaatgctacaattctaaaattatataataatttaaacttattgtAATATGTAACATGTATTCCATAGAATGGGggtgtacaattttttaaaaatcttcttGGATATGTTTAAATTAGTCAActaactataatatttttttttaaaaatcactaTAATAACATATTCTCCAtgtatataagaaaatattataataatctaAGTTCAAATTTATCGTTATTGCTCTTCCTGTGTAGAGTGTGTATCCAACCCACCAAcacaacccaacctaacccaccATAAGTCTATTTGGGTGGTGTCATGTGTAGTGCATAGGATGTGACTTCAAGGCTTTAGGTGGCACgtaagggtcagtggaagcttGAAATCTTCAATAATGAGTTGATCTATCAATCTGATTGTGGAGAGCTGAATGTCTTACACCACTAGGGAGACACTTGGAATGCTAAGGGGCGTAGAGACACGTCAATGTGTTTGGTACTatatttcaaataacatgttttaatgtgtaaaaaaacattactcaaatttttttctttctcttttggcACTTAAACTGTACCAGCCTTGTGATTTTATCGTGAATATGAATgcaaatatttgaataatatagCATGATTCGTTGAGATGAGTGGCGTTTGAATTCGTTGAGATGAGGACGCTTACAATATACCGTCTATCAAAGTCTTACATTAAAGCCTATGTGATAAAGTaagaaagtttcaaatttgagctTTTAGACTTGGTGTGGTTCTCTTTAGTCTAAAATTTCATTAAGGTATGTCCTTGCAATATATGGAGACAAATAACCTAATTCATTTAATTTGACTCTTGCAATTTAATTTCAGCATTGTAGTTAGTTTTATGCACAAAATAGGAAACTTGAGTTCATTGTTATATCTGTCGTGACTTTTTACATCTATACGTTTATATTTAAAGcaataagttataaaaatacCAATTTTCACTTGCCTGTTGAAATTAGTTCCCAacttgggattaaaaaaaaaaaaaattcccccaGTGGAAGTCGACCATCTTATAGTCGATTTCCACACGAAATCGACTCTCTGATAGTCGATTTCGTATGGAAATCGACTATAAGATGGTCGACTTCCacttttaaagattttttttttttttggtttttggcaCCTACTCAAAATCCCCAGTGGAAGTGGACTGTCTTAATACCAAATCGACTCTCAGAGAGTCGATTTCCATAGGAAATCGACTATTAGGGAGTCGATTTCtacttgggttttttttttccattttttttttttgtttttgtttttggcacCTACTCGTGCAGCAGTAAACCATAATTGGTTTCCCTTCCCCTGCAGTAAACTAGATCCAGAACACATAACATGAGCAGCGGTAAACAAGTAGATACAAGCATATGATACTAGTAAATGGCTCGTACATCATATGCAAACAGCTGGATTCAAACAGTTACTATGACCATTATAGGTTCTCTATTAACGGACAAAAAGCATTCAATACTAGCTATCATCGCTTCAAAGGAGGGCCCTGTGGTTGAATTTGCCAAAGTAATAGCTACTAATGCCAAAGTAATATAATTGTTGGCATTATAGGCAAAAGCTGCACAACACAACTATAGTAACAAGTACAATGGACAGCAAATAGTTCAATTACAACAACATTcaacaataaccaaaataacaactaataaataGAACATAGTCTCCATATTTGCCTACCACTTGTCCATACTAAACCATATTGATACAACATACTCTACATAGTCACCAAGCACTTCTCCATACTGATACAACAGATTCTACATAGTCACCTAGCACTTGTCAATACAGAAGATAACCACAAGTCCCACGTACAATGTCACTTAGCAAAATCGAGTTTCCGCTTGCctgccaaaaattaaaatacggtcattagtttccaaatgcaaagaactagaagaaaatgaaattctgaatatattatataaaaacagtgaGGGCACTTGCCTAGTTTATAGTAGTACCACTTGTCGATGCCCCACGGGAATTGGGACAACTTCTACGGTTATGCCCCTCTTGATGACACACTCCGCATTGTTGCCTCGGTTGAGTCTCCCTCAAGTCCGGATCTTCCCTCCGGCTTCCCCGTTCTCGCCGTACcccatccatttcattccttattcttgacTTCACAGGACGACCTATGCCCCGCAACAGCAGTGGATCAGGCACCCATCGTGGTCCGGAAACGTCCCTCCACTCAGACTCTGACTTTGGTACCACAAAATTATGTGAATATGTGAGAATGGCGTTGTTCAAACTGTAACATGGGTCAATATAGTTGGTCGCATTGAGATGCAGACCTTGAAGaactttaattgcatgtgaacaagggatcttCAAGTTTTGCCACTTTCTGCAACCACATGTTCTAGCAAATATGCGCACTTCATGACTGTGGTTTCCCCTTCCACCTCTATGGTCATTGTACGGGGTAACCACCTGATATACACCCTCTGCATGATTAAATTTCCTCACAGTGTGTCCTGCAATTTTCTGCTCATTTCTGCTATAGATCTCCATTGCATAATCACTCCATAGCTTACCTCGAGAGAGATCAgaagtaatttgtttatgtcgatcgtggaaatatgcaacaagtttGCACCAAGTGAAATGAACCATTGCAGCAATGGGCAAACCGCGGGCACCTTTAAGTACCCCATTAAAGCACTCGGagatattggttgtcattgccccgtaacgtcttccaccatcatgtgactggGTCCATTTCTCCACTTCCTCACTCACTAGATATGTGTACGGCATATAACGTTCAATTCGCGTATCAGTAGGGTCTACACCCCTCAGTAAATTAATCTCGGCCTCCTTAATGGTTTGCATTATGGACTTAAATTTAGCTTCATTACTCGCATATCCAGCTTTCAAGGCCAATGCCTTTAGAATCGGGTTATCAAAGTGTctgttgaagttgctagcaacatgtcgaaggcaatatcgGTGATATACCTATTCTCTTCCGTCCTCACGTCTAGGCCACTCTTGAATGGCACATTTGATACCTTTATGTCGGTCAGAAATAATACAAATGCCATCGTTAGGTATGACATGCTCTATGGAAGTCCTGAGACACTCtaaaaaccacccccaactagCTCCTGACTCCTTGTTCACAACAGCGAAGGCGAGAGGCAAAACCTTTTGGTTAGCATCCGTTGCCATTGCAATCAACAATACCCCTTTGTATTTACCATACAGATGAGTCCCGTCAATACTAATCACTGGCCTGCAATATTGGAATGCAGCAATGCATGGAGCGAATGCCCAATATACATAGCGTAGTAACGCAGTACCTTCGTGTGGCCTAGGTATGGTGTGATAGCTGTACTGGGTACCTGAGTCCTCATCCAAGTATGCCAACAACAACTTTCGCAACTTTTGGTAAGACTCCTCCCAATCCCCAAATATCTTagcaattgccttttgttttgcgtcccatactttatagtaagaaagctcATGATTATACTTAGTACGTATGATCTCCCATAGCTCATCAATACGTGCAGTgtgatttttttgcaattttcccagaatttctgatgcaacaaaatgcgaatccatcattctaccatcTCTTTTTAGGCCAAAGGGTATACAAGTGTGTGGACCCACATAAGACGTAACCATCCACATACCATTGAATTTAGTCTTCATGTATGCCCCAACATACCACTTGCAGTTGTCATCAACACATGCGGCGCACAATTTCGTTTTGGTCGACCTCcggattttaaaatttctattatcatTTGCTGCGTATATTATCAATGTATGCTTCACCGCATctttatttgcaaaagtcaaccctttagaaaaatttagaaaaatgcaTCCCATCTTCCCAAGTAGAGACAAATGGTATCTGAAGACgtgaaggatcaaccatatCTTCCCAAGTATTTGAGTAGAATGACTCAGCAGGAGGTCTGTAGCCAGTGGTCGTATTTCTATTATGCTGGACACCAATATCATCATTTGCATCACCTTCATCATGGTCctccatattttcctcttcaaaattgGGAACGACTTTATGTTCATCCACATCGTTCTCAAAGTCGCCTTGCTCAATCCTCTCTTCGTACTCATCCACAACCTCAACATTTTCACCATCATTCGCAACATGATCTTCCTCTTCGTCTTCCTCCTCTAAATGTGTCTCTTCACGATAGAGGGTTTCACTAGTATTAGCAACATGATCTTGAGATGGGAGCGTATAACCTCCCATCGTATACCCTTGTGTAGTATATCCTCCCATCGTATACCCTCCCATTGTAGTGCATCCATCATCTAGGGCTGTAAATTGCAAAGCCGTAGTTGTTTCTTGCACCACCTCAGTAGTGTTATCTGCAGGCGCCTCCAAACTTACATACAACTCAGCAGCATTTACTTGGGGCATTTTCTGGATCCTATTAAATATCATCTTTACATGTTTATCTTCTTTGATCGCCATATACCCATAATTTATCCGTTCATGAAGGACTTCTTGTGGGTAacgataaataatcttgatgtcataccaagcaggattcaatttcaattcgtccattattttcctcttcaaatcattcaacgTCTTCAACTTACGACGGAACATCATGTAGTAGCATTCGATACCCTCCCCTATAAATGGGAATCCGTCAATCCCTTCAGGATTGTGAAGGGGTCCACCGAAGTAtacatttatatcaatattcTTCAAAGATTGTGAACCTATTAGAGAGCCAAGCCAAGGAAATTTATGTTAGTGACatattttatctctttcatttatgTTCGAATTACAAAACCTTTTCTATCTActcaaagtacaaaaattacaagggATCTAAAAGTGAAAcaattgcatatactcaccccacatcacatacaaacacactcaatcattataatttcgtactcaaacaaataaaaaaactaaaaacaaaactcacccccattacaaattttaaactcagctctaacaaaaatataaataaaaatatcatcattcCAGTGCTACGGAAATTAATGGCATACCCTATTACACTactattaatgaaataacataGAGCAGGGTTCatcagacaaaagaaaaaagaaaaaaaacactaatgtgaatatgatcatgatcaatcaaattaggCATATCatctaatttgaaaatcaagGCATTAATATACAGTGAAATATACTAGATGTGAtatacaaactcaaattttgacTCTGAATCATAAAAATCATACAATAAAAAATCCGTCATGACAGTAAATTTGTTTCGGATCTGCTAATATGTCATCAGCTTTATGTCATccagaaaatggaaaaatgctAGCTGCTTAATTAGGTGCAACTGGACCGGTGACCCAATTATTTTCATAGCTTTTACTGTATTCAATAATGTCTTTCTCATGGTTGGAATTTCATAAAAGTTGGAGGTTGCACAATTCTTTGAacctgtttcttttttgtttccttatgtgtctattatttatatatttatataaatatttaaatatttaaatatatagttgtataaatatataaatataaatatatagttgtatagatatataaatataaaaatatatatagttgtataaatatataaatataaatatataaatataaatataaatatataaatataaatataaatatataaatataaatatataaatatatataattatatataaatatataactatatatatatataaatatataaatatataaatatatatatatatatatataaatataaatataaatctataaatctatatatttatatttg contains the following coding sequences:
- the LOC115961163 gene encoding uncharacterized protein LOC115961163 gives rise to the protein MQTIKEAEINLLRGVDPTDTRIERYMPYTYLVSEEVEKWTQSHDGGRRYGAMTTNISECFNGVLKGARGLPIAAMVHFTWCKLVAYFHDRHKQITSDLSRGKLWSDYAMEIYSRNEQKIAGHTVRKFNHAEGVYQVVTPYNDHRGGRGNHSHEVRIFARTCGCRKWQNLKIPCSHAIKVLQGLHLNATNYIDPCYSLNNAILTYSHNFVVPKSESEWRDVSGPRWVPDPLLLRGIGRPVKSRIRNEMDGVRRERGSRREDPDLRETQPRQQCGVCHQEGHNRRSCPNSRGASTSGTTIN
- the LOC115958965 gene encoding ISWI chromatin-remodeling complex ATPase CHR17-like gives rise to the protein MKAIGKKLDRYKNPWLELKIQYGQNKGKLYNEECDRFMICMVHKLGYGNWDELKAAFRTSPLFRFDWFVKSRTTQELARRCDTLIRLVEKENQEYDERERQARKEKKLAKNLTP